A DNA window from Verrucomicrobiaceae bacterium contains the following coding sequences:
- a CDS encoding S8 family peptidase: MSEPNLPHLQIQDSGKPERYVHPRVRGSKKLKLKERDAASYGKKLLDEFRDLQVNAPAFYAKDDLSDCGLIIEFVAEPGFALKAESFGNERSKIELLNLREITDPKTGAISTCASVFVPYGKLGIVENMLRDYGTEKTAKGHPENAHLANVAAIRLGALKALWTEDLPLPEDDSPHWWELWIRRRLGDWEDQFVAACADAHISLPADTRFTRLRLPEHVVRLVYATRQQLEGSLSLLNTLAEVRLPRPCSLPLREMSSREQREFQDDLVDRIEWPDTHAPAVCLLDTGVNNKHPLLEPLLRDEDCFTVDPPSGTADHPDPQRAHGTRMAGLAAYGPLVPLLESSATHQQKHNLESVKLLKNTGSHEPELYGAVTAQAVYYPETQSQRARAYCMAVTAPPAHETGGPTSWSSAVDELCAGSAEGDSDEVPVKRLMLISAGNSDVPIQAPDQYVYPDTLLNEPVQEPAQAWNAISVGAITHYDRIVESDEEATNAQPIAQSGTLCPTSRTSRIWEPKWPFKPDIVMEGGNLARTADNEIIALESLRPLSTSESWRLHPFRTMHDTSAATALAARLGAMLMQQYPELWPESVRALIVHSARWNRRMLAGLDPHARVPKERVRELLRVYGWGEPDLARAMKSANNRATILSQNTLQPFQRIETRNSEGKVQKRIGTRDWHIHELPWWPRDLLLRAGETPATLRITLSYFIEPNPGSRAVPGAHPTQNRYRYASCGLRFEVKHTYEAEDVFRAKLNAAIQQDDEGESDDEITVDANASNHQWALGPKARRIGGSLHQDVWTGTAAELATMDRVAVIPIKGWWATRSFPPGHERHNCHDRRVRYALAMSIETEADLPIYNTVATALAIPVQTPIDVMIDR; encoded by the coding sequence ATGTCCGAGCCAAACCTGCCACATCTTCAGATCCAGGACTCGGGAAAACCAGAGCGCTATGTGCATCCGCGAGTGCGTGGCTCCAAGAAGTTAAAACTTAAAGAGCGAGACGCAGCGAGTTACGGCAAGAAGCTCCTGGATGAGTTTCGCGACCTGCAAGTAAACGCGCCAGCGTTCTACGCAAAAGACGATCTCTCTGATTGCGGCTTAATTATTGAGTTCGTCGCCGAACCAGGGTTTGCACTGAAAGCGGAGAGTTTTGGCAACGAACGCTCAAAGATTGAGCTGCTTAATCTGCGTGAGATCACTGATCCAAAAACCGGAGCCATCTCGACCTGTGCCTCCGTCTTTGTGCCCTATGGAAAACTGGGGATAGTGGAGAACATGCTCAGGGACTATGGGACTGAGAAGACTGCCAAGGGGCATCCCGAGAACGCTCATCTTGCTAACGTCGCCGCCATTCGCCTCGGCGCTTTGAAAGCGCTTTGGACGGAAGACCTGCCTTTGCCAGAGGACGACTCTCCCCATTGGTGGGAGCTGTGGATTCGACGTAGATTAGGCGATTGGGAGGATCAGTTTGTCGCAGCTTGCGCCGATGCACATATCTCGCTGCCCGCAGACACACGTTTCACCCGCTTGCGCTTACCCGAGCACGTGGTGCGATTGGTTTACGCCACACGGCAGCAACTTGAGGGCTCCTTGAGCCTGCTGAACACACTCGCGGAAGTTCGGCTGCCTCGCCCTTGTTCATTGCCTTTGCGGGAGATGAGTAGCCGTGAGCAGCGTGAGTTTCAGGATGATCTGGTGGATCGTATCGAGTGGCCAGACACCCACGCGCCAGCCGTATGCCTCCTCGACACTGGAGTGAACAACAAGCACCCATTGCTGGAGCCGTTGCTTCGTGATGAGGACTGCTTCACAGTCGATCCACCTTCGGGCACTGCCGACCATCCCGATCCACAGCGGGCGCATGGCACTCGTATGGCTGGACTCGCTGCCTATGGCCCACTGGTTCCTCTGCTCGAATCGTCGGCGACTCATCAACAGAAGCACAATCTTGAGTCAGTGAAGCTGTTGAAGAATACTGGCTCACACGAGCCTGAGCTTTACGGAGCCGTCACAGCTCAAGCAGTGTATTATCCAGAGACACAAAGCCAGCGTGCCCGTGCCTATTGCATGGCGGTGACCGCTCCACCAGCTCATGAAACTGGCGGCCCAACCTCGTGGTCATCTGCCGTTGATGAACTGTGCGCTGGATCAGCAGAGGGAGACTCCGACGAGGTGCCAGTTAAGCGCCTGATGCTGATCTCCGCAGGCAACTCAGATGTGCCCATCCAAGCGCCAGATCAGTATGTGTATCCCGACACGCTCCTGAATGAGCCTGTCCAAGAACCTGCACAAGCATGGAACGCCATCTCTGTTGGAGCCATCACGCATTACGACCGCATTGTTGAGAGTGATGAAGAAGCAACCAATGCTCAACCGATTGCCCAATCCGGCACCCTCTGCCCAACGAGTCGCACCTCCCGCATCTGGGAGCCGAAGTGGCCATTCAAGCCGGACATCGTCATGGAAGGCGGCAACCTGGCACGCACCGCAGACAATGAGATTATTGCGCTGGAATCGTTAAGGCCATTGAGCACCTCCGAGAGCTGGCGTCTCCATCCATTCCGCACCATGCACGACACAAGTGCTGCAACAGCGCTGGCTGCAAGGTTGGGAGCGATGTTGATGCAGCAGTATCCTGAACTTTGGCCTGAGTCGGTGCGGGCGTTGATCGTTCATTCTGCTCGTTGGAACAGGCGGATGTTGGCTGGTCTTGACCCTCATGCCCGTGTGCCAAAGGAGAGAGTCAGAGAACTGCTCCGAGTCTATGGATGGGGAGAGCCTGATCTGGCACGTGCGATGAAAAGCGCCAACAATCGGGCCACGATCCTTTCGCAGAATACGCTCCAACCGTTTCAGCGGATCGAGACCCGTAACTCCGAGGGTAAAGTGCAGAAAAGAATAGGCACTCGCGATTGGCATATCCATGAACTGCCTTGGTGGCCTCGCGACTTGCTGCTAAGGGCTGGCGAGACACCAGCCACGCTTCGAATCACGCTGTCCTACTTCATTGAACCGAATCCGGGGTCAAGAGCCGTCCCCGGCGCACACCCGACTCAAAATCGTTATCGATATGCGTCATGTGGTCTGCGGTTCGAGGTAAAGCACACCTATGAAGCCGAAGATGTTTTTCGGGCGAAACTCAACGCAGCGATCCAGCAGGACGACGAAGGTGAAAGTGATGATGAGATCACGGTGGATGCAAATGCCAGCAATCATCAGTGGGCACTTGGCCCCAAGGCCAGGCGCATTGGAGGCTCGCTGCATCAGGATGTGTGGACTGGCACTGCCGCCGAACTGGCTACGATGGATCGTGTCGCCGTGATTCCAATCAAAGGCTGGTGGGCAACCCGTTCGTTCCCTCCAGGTCATGAACGTCACAATTGTCACGACCGTCGAGTCCGCTATGCGCTGGCCATGAGTATCGAAACTGAGGCCGATCTTCCGATCTACAATACCGTTGCGACTGCTCTAGCGATACCAGTCCAGACGCCGATTGATGTGATGATAGACAGATAG
- a CDS encoding UPF0175 family protein gives MKTLSISYPESLLGSLHLSEGEFEREARMAMVVKLFDTGRLSSGQAAEIADMPRVHFLLELGRWGVSALQTSEDELESDLNVARTLHDRHQH, from the coding sequence ATGAAGACTCTGAGCATCTCATACCCCGAATCGCTTCTCGGCTCCCTGCACCTTTCCGAAGGCGAGTTCGAGCGCGAGGCACGCATGGCCATGGTCGTGAAGCTCTTCGACACGGGAAGGCTCAGTTCCGGCCAGGCGGCCGAGATCGCGGATATGCCACGAGTGCATTTTCTCCTTGAACTCGGTCGCTGGGGCGTCTCCGCCTTGCAGACGAGCGAGGACGAGTTGGAGAGTGATCTGAACGTCGCCCGCACGCTGCATGACCGTCATCAACACTAG